The following coding sequences are from one Thermostaphylospora chromogena window:
- a CDS encoding adenine phosphoribosyltransferase yields the protein MTDLKKLILDRVRDIPDYPRPGVVFKDISPLLADPVAFSAVVEELAGLCGGCDKVVGIEARGFILAAPVAYRERAGFVPVRKKGKLPAETLEAAYDLEYGSAVIEVHRDAFAAGDRVFIVDDVLATGGTVQATVELVRRAGASVVGAAVLMELSFLNGRERLEGVDLRSLVVV from the coding sequence ATGACCGATCTGAAAAAGCTGATCCTGGACCGCGTCCGAGACATCCCCGACTACCCCCGGCCCGGCGTGGTCTTCAAGGACATCTCCCCGCTGCTGGCCGACCCCGTCGCGTTCTCCGCCGTCGTGGAGGAGCTGGCGGGCCTGTGCGGGGGGTGCGACAAGGTGGTGGGCATCGAGGCGCGCGGGTTCATCCTGGCGGCGCCGGTGGCCTACCGGGAGAGGGCCGGTTTCGTGCCGGTACGGAAAAAGGGGAAACTGCCCGCCGAAACACTGGAAGCGGCTTACGATCTGGAGTACGGATCCGCCGTCATCGAAGTCCATCGCGATGCGTTCGCCGCCGGTGACCGGGTTTTCATCGTCGACGACGTGCTGGCCACCGGGGGCACGGTGCAGGCGACGGTGGAGCTGGTGCGCCGGGCAGGCGCTTCGGTGGTCGGTGCGGCGGTGTTGATGGAACTGTCCTTCCTCAACGGGCGGGAGCGGTTGGAAGGCGTTGACCTGCGCTCTCTCGTGGTCGTCTGA
- the secF gene encoding protein translocase subunit SecF: MAGLRSFGSRLYRGEVEVDFVGRRRLWYRLSALLLVLSLAGVVSQEINLGIEFRGGSVFTFRAPSASIEEVRAAVTDAGGRQVIVQSTTSGWRVATENLPAAEITRMQHSLAERFESEVSVRVIGGTWGGEVSRKALIGLGVFMLAIVLYLTVAFEWKMALAAVVALVHDLVITAGVYAWSNFEVTPATVLGFLTILGYSLYDVVVVFDMIKEVTARLGPTSKITYSMAANDALNHTLIRSLNTSLVAILPVAAILLIGTTLLGAGTLKDLSLALLVGMIVGTYSSLCVATPILATLKEREPGYREIARRAARRNARRAQGGRRGGGGAGTPAGTVRGGSGPFGNGGGRGRR, encoded by the coding sequence ATGGCCGGGCTCCGCTCGTTCGGGAGCCGCCTGTACCGCGGCGAGGTCGAGGTCGACTTCGTCGGCAGGCGGAGGCTGTGGTACCGCCTGTCGGCGCTCCTGCTCGTGCTCTCCCTCGCGGGCGTCGTCTCCCAGGAGATCAATCTCGGCATCGAGTTCAGGGGCGGCTCGGTGTTCACCTTCAGAGCCCCCTCGGCCTCCATCGAGGAGGTCCGCGCCGCCGTCACGGACGCCGGGGGCCGGCAGGTGATCGTGCAGAGCACGACCTCCGGCTGGCGGGTCGCCACCGAGAACCTGCCCGCCGCCGAGATCACCCGCATGCAGCACAGCCTCGCCGAGCGGTTCGAGAGCGAGGTGAGCGTCCGGGTGATCGGCGGAACCTGGGGCGGTGAGGTCTCCCGGAAGGCCCTGATCGGCCTGGGGGTCTTCATGCTGGCGATCGTCCTCTACCTCACCGTGGCGTTCGAGTGGAAGATGGCGCTGGCCGCCGTCGTCGCGCTCGTCCACGACCTGGTGATCACCGCGGGTGTCTACGCCTGGTCGAACTTCGAGGTGACCCCGGCGACCGTTCTGGGGTTCCTGACCATCCTGGGGTACTCCCTGTACGACGTCGTCGTGGTGTTCGACATGATCAAGGAGGTCACGGCCAGGCTCGGCCCGACCTCGAAGATCACCTACTCCATGGCGGCCAACGACGCGCTGAACCACACGCTGATCCGCTCGCTGAACACCTCGCTGGTGGCGATCCTGCCGGTGGCGGCGATCCTGCTCATCGGCACCACGCTGCTCGGCGCGGGGACGCTGAAGGACCTGTCGCTGGCGCTGCTCGTCGGCATGATCGTCGGCACCTACTCCTCGCTGTGCGTGGCCACGCCGATACTGGCGACCTTGAAGGAGCGGGAGCCCGGATACCGGGAGATCGCCCGGCGGGCGGCCCGCAGGAACGCCAGGCGGGCCCAGGGCGGCCGGAGGGGAGGCGGCGGGGCGGGGACGCCCGCGGGCACCGTGCGGGGCGGGTCGGGGCCCTTCGGGAACGGAGGCGGACGCGGGAGGAGATAG
- the secD gene encoding protein translocase subunit SecD, which produces MARPAGDGSRPGRALLLLLTLVLAMGGTMALQRAYLPLFGLDLAGGTTVTLSPVTATGQAPTRESLDLAVAIIRDRVNGGGLSDAEVARSGDTIVVSVPGAGQEEVVELVGTTAELRFRQVLAMATGGSPAADQPAGTDLGGVDEAVIERFRELDCAAKDRGQDAQSDPGEQIAACSRDGATRYILDKAVVGGTEIGDAHVGVDPTTGEWLVQLELKGTGPRKWGEITTAAYNSPPPRNRIAAVLDGLVVSAPIIHEPITGGRARISGGFSQESANELANQLKYGALPLRFERSSIEEISSTLGRDQLTGGVIAGGIGLALVVLYSLLYYRGLGVVAVLSLGVAAVVTYQSVVVLGHDAGFRLSLPHIVGLIVSIGVTADSFIIYFERIRDEMREGRRPLRSAVEVAWARARRTILIADAVMFIAAAVLYYIAVGGVAGFAFAMGLTTLIDIVVVFLFTRPLVALLARTRFFAKGHRLSGLDGERMSRRTPSRAETVPEDA; this is translated from the coding sequence GTGGCCCGACCGGCCGGTGACGGGAGCAGACCGGGGCGCGCGCTCCTGCTGCTCCTGACGCTCGTCCTCGCGATGGGCGGGACGATGGCCCTGCAGCGGGCTTACCTGCCGTTGTTCGGTCTCGACCTGGCCGGAGGCACGACCGTGACGTTGTCACCGGTCACCGCCACCGGCCAGGCTCCGACCAGGGAGAGCCTCGACCTCGCCGTCGCCATCATCCGCGACCGGGTGAACGGCGGCGGCCTCTCCGACGCCGAGGTCGCCAGGTCCGGCGACACCATCGTCGTCTCGGTGCCGGGAGCGGGCCAGGAGGAGGTCGTCGAACTGGTCGGCACCACCGCGGAACTGCGGTTCCGCCAGGTGCTGGCGATGGCCACGGGGGGATCGCCCGCGGCCGATCAGCCGGCGGGGACGGACCTCGGCGGCGTCGACGAGGCGGTGATCGAGAGGTTCCGCGAGCTCGACTGCGCCGCCAAGGACCGCGGACAGGACGCGCAGAGCGATCCCGGCGAGCAGATCGCCGCCTGCAGCCGAGACGGCGCCACCCGGTACATCCTCGACAAGGCCGTCGTCGGCGGCACCGAGATCGGCGACGCCCACGTCGGCGTCGACCCCACCACCGGCGAGTGGCTGGTGCAGCTGGAGCTCAAGGGGACCGGCCCCCGCAAGTGGGGTGAGATCACCACCGCCGCCTACAACTCCCCGCCCCCGCGCAACCGGATCGCCGCGGTACTCGACGGGCTGGTGGTCTCCGCCCCGATCATCCATGAGCCGATCACCGGAGGCCGGGCGCGGATCTCCGGCGGCTTCAGCCAGGAGAGCGCGAACGAGCTGGCCAACCAGCTCAAGTACGGGGCGCTGCCGCTACGGTTCGAAAGAAGCTCGATAGAGGAGATCTCCTCCACCCTCGGCCGGGACCAGCTGACCGGAGGCGTCATCGCCGGGGGCATCGGGCTCGCGCTGGTCGTGCTCTACTCGTTGCTGTACTACCGCGGCCTGGGCGTCGTGGCGGTGCTGAGCCTGGGCGTGGCCGCCGTCGTGACCTACCAGTCGGTGGTGGTGCTCGGGCATGACGCAGGTTTCCGCCTGTCGCTGCCGCACATCGTCGGCCTGATCGTCTCGATCGGCGTCACGGCGGACTCCTTCATCATCTACTTCGAACGCATACGCGACGAGATGAGGGAGGGCAGACGGCCGCTGCGCAGCGCCGTCGAGGTGGCCTGGGCGCGCGCCCGGCGTACGATCCTCATCGCCGACGCGGTCATGTTCATCGCCGCGGCGGTGCTGTACTACATCGCGGTGGGCGGCGTCGCGGGGTTCGCGTTCGCGATGGGCCTGACCACGCTCATCGACATCGTGGTGGTGTTCTTGTTCACCAGACCGCTCGTCGCGCTGCTGGCCCGGACGAGGTTCTTCGCCAAGGGGCACAGACTGTCCGGGCTGGACGGTGAGCGCATGAGCCGCAGGACGCCGTCCCGGGCCGAGACCGTCCCGGAGGACGCCTGA
- the yajC gene encoding preprotein translocase subunit YajC — MPLILLFVVFYFLIIRPQRKRQQEQIRMQNSLTPGSRVMTTTGLFANVVAIDGDDVILEIAPGVESRWVKAAIGRVVTPAAAPGGGESDERGDGGAEETGSERVDSTDGDGKETGGAKS; from the coding sequence GTGCCGCTGATTCTGCTGTTCGTCGTCTTCTACTTCCTGATCATCAGGCCGCAGCGCAAACGGCAGCAGGAGCAGATCCGGATGCAGAACTCGTTGACCCCCGGGTCCCGGGTGATGACGACCACGGGTCTGTTCGCCAACGTCGTGGCCATCGACGGCGATGATGTGATCCTGGAGATCGCCCCCGGTGTGGAGAGCCGTTGGGTGAAGGCGGCGATCGGCCGGGTGGTGACCCCGGCCGCGGCGCCCGGAGGCGGCGAGAGTGATGAGCGCGGAGACGGCGGTGCGGAGGAGACGGGCTCCGAGCGCGTCGACTCCACCGACGGCGACGGCAAGGAGACCGGCGGCGCGAAGTCCTGA
- the ruvB gene encoding Holliday junction branch migration DNA helicase RuvB codes for MSRERDLVSPDAEGDERAIEAALRPKRLSEFIGQTRVREQLSLVLESALRRGRPPDHVLMSGSPGLGKTTLAMIIATELGVPLRLTSGPALERAGDLAAILSTLTEGEVLLIDEIHRMSRPAEEMLYLAMEDFRVDVVVGKGPGATAIPLEVAPFTLVGATTRAGLLPAPLRDRFGFVAHMDFYDPAELEQVLHRSARLLGVKLPDDAAHEIARRSRGTPRIANRLLRRVRDFAEVRAGGTITKEIASAALNLYEVDAEGLDRLDRAVLEALLVKFGGGPVGLSTLAVAVGEEPETVEVVAEPFLVRQGLLVRTPRGRVATAAAWAHMGLTPPPDALGAASPSPTLFDEP; via the coding sequence GTGAGCCGGGAACGCGATCTGGTGTCCCCCGACGCCGAGGGGGACGAGCGGGCCATCGAGGCCGCGCTGCGCCCCAAGCGGCTGAGCGAGTTCATCGGCCAGACGAGGGTGCGCGAACAGCTCTCGCTGGTGCTGGAGAGCGCGCTGCGCCGCGGCAGGCCGCCGGACCACGTGCTGATGAGCGGCTCGCCCGGCCTGGGCAAGACCACCCTCGCCATGATCATCGCCACCGAGCTGGGGGTGCCGCTGCGCCTGACCTCCGGTCCCGCGCTGGAGCGCGCGGGAGACCTCGCGGCGATCCTGTCGACCCTCACCGAGGGCGAGGTGCTGCTGATCGACGAGATCCACCGGATGTCCCGTCCGGCCGAGGAGATGCTCTACCTCGCGATGGAGGACTTCCGGGTGGACGTCGTGGTCGGCAAGGGGCCCGGCGCCACCGCGATCCCGCTCGAGGTCGCGCCGTTCACCCTGGTGGGCGCCACCACCAGGGCCGGTCTGCTGCCCGCGCCGCTGCGCGACCGGTTCGGTTTCGTCGCCCACATGGACTTCTACGACCCCGCCGAGCTGGAGCAGGTGCTTCACCGTTCGGCCAGGCTGCTCGGCGTGAAGCTGCCGGACGACGCCGCCCACGAGATCGCCCGGCGCTCGCGTGGCACCCCGCGCATCGCCAACCGGCTGCTGCGCCGGGTGCGTGACTTCGCCGAGGTCCGCGCCGGGGGGACGATAACCAAGGAGATCGCCTCGGCCGCGCTGAACCTGTACGAGGTGGACGCCGAGGGCCTGGACCGTCTCGACCGCGCGGTGTTGGAGGCGCTGCTGGTCAAGTTCGGCGGCGGCCCGGTCGGGCTGTCCACCCTGGCGGTCGCGGTGGGGGAGGAGCCCGAGACGGTCGAGGTGGTGGCCGAGCCCTTCCTCGTCCGGCAGGGCCTGCTGGTCCGGACGCCGCGCGGCCGGGTCGCCACCGCCGCCGCCTGGGCCCACATGGGGCTCACCCCGCCCCCGGACGCCCTGGGGGCGGCGAGCCCGTCGCCGACGCTGTTCGACGAGCCGTGA
- the ruvA gene encoding Holliday junction branch migration protein RuvA has protein sequence MIASLAGTTTAIGPGTAVIEVGGVGVLVHCTPGTLARLRVGEEARLATSLVVREESLTLFGFADAEEREVFEAVQKVAGVGPKLALAMLSVHAPDQLRLAVAGGDVKALTMVPGIGPKVAQRVILELKDKLAAPAEPVSAAAPGVPPAASAWRDQVHTGLVGLGYSARDADRAIAEIAPQADAELAAGRQPQVAALLKAALRVLSVR, from the coding sequence ATGATCGCATCCCTCGCGGGCACGACCACGGCGATCGGGCCGGGCACCGCCGTCATCGAGGTCGGCGGTGTCGGCGTGCTGGTCCACTGCACGCCCGGGACGCTGGCCCGGCTGCGCGTGGGGGAGGAGGCCCGGCTGGCCACCTCGCTCGTGGTGCGCGAGGAGTCGCTGACCCTGTTCGGGTTCGCCGACGCCGAGGAGCGCGAGGTGTTCGAGGCGGTGCAGAAGGTCGCCGGGGTGGGGCCGAAGCTCGCGCTGGCCATGCTGTCGGTGCACGCCCCCGATCAGCTCCGCCTGGCGGTGGCCGGCGGCGACGTCAAGGCGTTGACCATGGTCCCGGGCATCGGCCCCAAGGTGGCCCAGCGCGTCATCCTGGAGCTGAAGGACAAGCTCGCCGCCCCCGCCGAGCCGGTGAGCGCGGCGGCCCCGGGCGTCCCGCCCGCCGCCTCCGCCTGGCGCGACCAGGTCCACACCGGCCTGGTCGGGCTCGGCTACTCGGCGAGGGACGCCGACCGCGCGATCGCCGAGATCGCGCCGCAGGCCGACGCCGAGCTGGCCGCGGGCCGCCAACCGCAGGTCGCCGCCCTGCTGAAGGCCGCTCTGCGCGTGTTGAGCGTGCGCTGA
- the ruvC gene encoding crossover junction endodeoxyribonuclease RuvC, whose translation MRVMGVDPGLTRCGIGAVEGRPGAPLSLVGVGVVRTPADHDIGARLLAVEAGVERWLDEVKPDAVAVERVFAQHNVRTVMGTAQAAAIAIVCAARRGLPVALHTPSEVKAAITGSGTADKRQVGMMVSRLLRLDAMPKPADAADALALAICHVWRGGAQNRLADAVARARAGRTTGGDVP comes from the coding sequence GTGCGGGTGATGGGGGTCGATCCCGGGCTGACCCGGTGCGGGATCGGTGCGGTCGAGGGCCGGCCGGGCGCGCCGCTGTCGCTCGTCGGCGTCGGAGTGGTGCGCACCCCCGCAGACCATGACATCGGCGCCCGTCTGCTCGCCGTCGAGGCCGGTGTCGAGCGCTGGCTCGACGAGGTGAAACCCGACGCCGTGGCGGTCGAGCGGGTGTTCGCCCAGCACAACGTGCGCACCGTGATGGGCACCGCGCAGGCCGCGGCGATCGCGATCGTCTGCGCCGCGCGCCGTGGGCTGCCCGTCGCGCTGCACACCCCCAGCGAGGTCAAGGCCGCCATCACCGGCAGCGGCACCGCCGACAAGCGGCAGGTCGGCATGATGGTCTCCCGGCTGCTGCGGCTGGACGCGATGCCCAAGCCCGCCGACGCCGCCGACGCGCTGGCCCTGGCCATCTGCCACGTCTGGCGCGGCGGGGCGCAGAACCGCCTGGCCGACGCGGTGGCCCGGGCGCGGGCCGGCCGTACCACCGGAGGAGACGTCCCATGA
- a CDS encoding YebC/PmpR family DNA-binding transcriptional regulator, whose translation MAGHSKWATTKHKKAALDAKRGKLFAKLIKNIEVAARAGGPDPDGNPTLYDAIQKARKNSVPLDNIERARKRGGGLEAGGSDYQTIMYEGYAPGGVAVLIECLTDNRNRAASEVRVAMTRNGGSMADPGSVSYMFNRKGVVIVPKTDGLTEDDVLAAVLDANAEEVNDLGENFEIVCEAGDLVAVRTALQDAGIDYESAEASFLPSVSVPLDEEGARKVFRLLEALEDSDDVQNVYANFDVSDEILAKIS comes from the coding sequence ATGGCCGGCCACTCTAAATGGGCGACGACCAAGCACAAGAAGGCCGCGCTGGACGCGAAGCGCGGCAAGCTGTTCGCCAAGCTCATCAAGAACATCGAGGTGGCGGCGAGGGCCGGTGGCCCCGACCCCGACGGCAACCCCACGCTCTACGACGCCATCCAGAAGGCGCGCAAGAACTCCGTTCCCCTGGACAACATCGAGCGCGCCCGCAAGCGTGGCGGTGGGCTGGAGGCCGGCGGCTCCGACTATCAGACCATCATGTACGAGGGGTACGCGCCCGGCGGTGTCGCCGTCCTGATCGAGTGCCTCACCGACAACCGCAACCGCGCGGCGTCGGAGGTCCGCGTCGCCATGACCCGCAACGGCGGCTCGATGGCCGATCCGGGGTCGGTGTCCTACATGTTCAACCGCAAGGGCGTCGTGATCGTCCCCAAGACGGACGGCCTGACCGAGGACGACGTGCTCGCGGCCGTGCTCGACGCCAACGCCGAGGAGGTCAACGACCTCGGGGAGAACTTCGAGATCGTCTGCGAGGCCGGAGACCTCGTCGCGGTGCGCACGGCGCTGCAGGACGCCGGGATCGACTACGAGTCGGCCGAGGCGTCCTTCCTGCCGTCCGTGAGCGTCCCCCTCGACGAGGAGGGGGCCAGGAAGGTCTTCCGCCTGCTGGAGGCGCTGGAGGACAGCGACGACGTGCAGAACGTCTACGCCAACTTCGACGTCTCCGACGAGATCCTCGCCAAGATCAGCTGA
- the pdxT gene encoding pyridoxal 5'-phosphate synthase glutaminase subunit PdxT, which produces MTTMPTIGVLALQGDVREHLRSLAAVGARARAVRRPGELEEVDALVIPGGESTTMWKLAEAFELLEPLRVRIKEGMPAYGSCAGMIMLADRIVGGTADQQTIGGIDMVVRRNAFGRQVDSFESVVDFAGAPFHAVFIRAPWVESVGDGVEVLAVCEPGDRIVAVRQGPLLATSFHPELTGDERVHSYFVDMVRTTR; this is translated from the coding sequence GTGACGACTATGCCCACCATCGGGGTGCTCGCCCTGCAAGGAGACGTGCGCGAACATCTGCGCTCGCTGGCCGCCGTGGGGGCGCGCGCCCGCGCCGTGCGGCGTCCCGGCGAGCTGGAGGAGGTCGACGCGCTGGTCATCCCGGGCGGAGAGTCGACCACCATGTGGAAGCTGGCCGAGGCGTTCGAGCTGCTCGAGCCCTTGCGGGTGCGGATCAAGGAAGGCATGCCCGCGTACGGCTCGTGCGCAGGGATGATCATGCTGGCCGACCGCATCGTGGGCGGGACCGCCGATCAGCAGACCATCGGCGGGATCGACATGGTGGTCCGCCGCAACGCCTTCGGCAGGCAGGTCGACTCCTTCGAGTCCGTCGTCGACTTCGCGGGCGCGCCGTTCCATGCCGTCTTCATCCGCGCGCCGTGGGTGGAGTCCGTGGGAGACGGTGTCGAAGTGCTAGCCGTGTGTGAGCCTGGGGATAGGATCGTCGCGGTCCGCCAGGGCCCGCTGCTCGCGACGTCCTTCCATCCGGAGCTGACGGGCGACGAGCGTGTGCACAGTTACTTTGTCGACATGGTTCGTACAACACGGTAG
- a CDS encoding alkaline phosphatase D family protein, with protein MPALTRRSFIVCGTVLGATAGIARLAHAKPRPAAGGPPAARRPLPVDPFTLGVACGDPAHDGFVIWTRLAPQPLAEDGLGGMPAEDVPVHWEVASDERFRKVVRRGVAVARPEWAHSVHVEVEGLRPDREYWYRFKAGRHLSPAGRARTAPRGTAASLLAAFASCARYEHGYFTAYRRLAEDRPDLVLHLGDYLYEYSQDAHAVLGGAVRHHEGPETETLADYRRRHAQYKTDPDLQAAHAAAPWVVVWDDHELADNWAGDTPKLPEQQPYFRDRREAAFRAYYENMPLRRTSVPRGADMRLYRRIRWGRLATFHMLDTRQYRDDQGCGDGYKDCPEAFDPARSITGEEQERWLLDGFRRSRARWDILGQQVFFAQRDSDAGPLKVTSQDAWDGYVASRERITRGWVDAGVRNAVVLTGDVHAHWAGDLKLDYDDPTSPTVGSELVTSSVTSGGDGADADPATHPWLEINPHLRFYNNQRGYVLATIGKDAITADFKVVPAVTRPGEEAYVRATFVIEDRVPGVQQTYLRPVEPAATPRMAVDLGTQTIEQETGRP; from the coding sequence ATGCCCGCGCTCACCCGGCGCTCGTTCATCGTGTGCGGAACCGTCCTGGGCGCCACCGCCGGCATTGCCCGGCTCGCTCACGCGAAGCCGCGTCCCGCAGCGGGCGGTCCCCCGGCCGCGCGGCGACCCCTCCCCGTCGACCCGTTCACGCTCGGCGTCGCCTGCGGCGACCCGGCGCACGACGGTTTCGTCATCTGGACCCGGCTCGCGCCGCAGCCGCTGGCCGAGGACGGCCTGGGCGGCATGCCCGCCGAGGACGTCCCGGTGCACTGGGAGGTCGCCTCCGACGAGCGGTTCCGCAAGGTCGTCCGGCGGGGCGTCGCCGTAGCACGGCCCGAGTGGGCGCACAGCGTCCACGTCGAGGTGGAAGGCCTGCGCCCGGACCGCGAATACTGGTACCGCTTCAAAGCCGGCCGCCACCTCTCCCCGGCCGGCCGCGCCCGCACCGCCCCCCGGGGCACCGCGGCGAGCCTGCTTGCGGCCTTCGCCTCCTGCGCCCGGTACGAGCACGGCTACTTCACCGCCTACCGGCGGCTCGCCGAGGACCGCCCCGACCTGGTGCTGCACCTGGGTGACTACCTGTACGAATACTCCCAAGACGCCCACGCCGTCCTCGGTGGGGCCGTCCGCCACCACGAGGGCCCGGAGACCGAGACGCTGGCCGACTACCGCCGCCGCCACGCGCAGTACAAGACCGACCCCGACCTGCAGGCCGCCCACGCCGCCGCGCCCTGGGTCGTCGTGTGGGACGACCACGAGCTGGCCGACAACTGGGCCGGCGACACCCCCAAGCTGCCGGAGCAGCAGCCGTACTTCAGGGACAGGCGCGAGGCCGCCTTCCGCGCCTACTACGAGAACATGCCGCTGCGCCGCACCTCCGTGCCGCGCGGTGCCGACATGCGGCTCTACCGTCGCATCCGCTGGGGCAGGCTGGCCACCTTCCACATGCTCGACACCCGGCAGTACCGCGACGACCAGGGCTGCGGCGACGGCTACAAGGACTGCCCCGAGGCGTTCGACCCGGCCCGCTCCATCACCGGCGAGGAGCAGGAGCGGTGGCTCCTCGACGGCTTCCGCCGCTCCCGCGCACGCTGGGACATCCTCGGCCAGCAGGTGTTCTTCGCCCAGCGGGACAGCGACGCCGGCCCGCTGAAGGTCACCAGCCAGGACGCGTGGGACGGATACGTCGCCTCCCGGGAGCGCATCACCCGCGGCTGGGTGGACGCCGGGGTGCGCAACGCGGTGGTGCTCACCGGTGACGTGCACGCCCACTGGGCGGGCGACCTGAAGCTCGACTACGACGACCCCACCTCGCCCACCGTGGGCTCGGAGCTGGTCACCTCCTCCGTCACCAGCGGCGGCGACGGCGCGGACGCCGACCCCGCCACGCACCCCTGGCTGGAGATCAACCCCCACCTGAGGTTCTACAACAACCAGCGGGGATACGTGCTCGCCACGATCGGCAAGGACGCGATCACCGCCGACTTCAAGGTGGTGCCCGCCGTCACCAGGCCCGGCGAGGAGGCGTACGTCAGAGCCACGTTCGTCATCGAAGACCGCGTTCCCGGCGTGCAGCAGACCTACCTGCGCCCGGTCGAGCCGGCCGCCACGCCGCGGATGGCCGTGGATCTCGGCACGCAGACGATAGAGCAGGAGACCGGCCGTCCGTAA
- the pdxS gene encoding pyridoxal 5'-phosphate synthase lyase subunit PdxS: MSTSTPEAENSAVTGTARVKRGMAEMLKGGVIMDVVNPEQAKIAEDAGAVAVMALERVPADIRAQGGVARMSDPEMIEKIISAVSIPVMAKARIGHFVEAQVLQAIGVDYIDESEVLTPADYTNHIDKWKFTVPFVCGATNLGEALRRIAEGAAMIRSKGEAGTGDVSNATTHMRQIRAEIKRLTSLPEDELYVAAKELQAPYELVVEVAKTGKLPVVLFTAGGIATPADAAMMMQLGAEGVFVGSGIFKSGDPAKRAAAIVKATTFYDDPDVIAKVSRGLGEAMVGINVDDIPAPHRLAERGW, from the coding sequence GTGTCCACCAGCACTCCTGAAGCCGAAAACAGCGCCGTCACCGGAACCGCGCGAGTGAAGCGCGGCATGGCCGAGATGCTCAAGGGCGGCGTCATCATGGACGTCGTCAACCCCGAGCAGGCCAAGATCGCCGAGGACGCCGGCGCGGTCGCGGTCATGGCCTTGGAGCGTGTCCCCGCCGACATCCGCGCCCAGGGCGGCGTGGCCCGGATGAGCGACCCCGAAATGATCGAGAAGATCATCTCCGCGGTGTCGATCCCCGTGATGGCCAAGGCCCGCATCGGCCACTTCGTCGAAGCCCAGGTGCTGCAGGCGATCGGCGTCGACTACATCGACGAGTCCGAGGTGCTCACCCCGGCCGACTACACCAACCACATCGACAAGTGGAAGTTCACCGTGCCGTTCGTGTGCGGCGCGACCAACCTCGGTGAGGCGCTGCGCCGCATCGCCGAGGGCGCGGCGATGATCCGCTCCAAGGGCGAGGCCGGCACCGGCGACGTCTCCAACGCCACCACTCACATGCGTCAGATCCGCGCCGAGATCAAGCGGCTCACCTCGCTGCCCGAGGACGAGCTGTACGTCGCGGCCAAGGAGCTGCAGGCGCCGTACGAGCTGGTGGTCGAGGTGGCCAAGACCGGCAAGCTGCCCGTCGTGCTGTTCACCGCCGGCGGCATCGCCACCCCGGCGGACGCGGCGATGATGATGCAGCTCGGCGCCGAGGGCGTCTTCGTCGGCTCGGGCATCTTCAAGTCCGGCGACCCCGCCAAGCGCGCCGCCGCGATCGTCAAGGCCACCACCTTCTACGACGACCCCGACGTGATCGCCAAGGTCTCCCGCGGCCTGGGCGAGGCGATGGTCGGCATCAACGTCGACGACATCCCCGCGCCGCACCGCCTCGCCGAGCGCGGCTGGTGA